One genomic window of Prochlorococcus sp. MIT 0603 includes the following:
- the infC gene encoding translation initiation factor IF-3 yields MPPRPRFDRRAPVRELPNINERIKYPNLRVVDADGAQLGVISREEALEVAQDRELDLVLVSEKADPPVCRIMNYGKFKFEQEKKAKEAKKKSHQTEVKEVKMRYKIDQHDYQVRIGQATRFLKAGDKVKCTVIFRGREIQHTNLAESLLARMAKDLEEQAEIQQAAKREGRNMIMFLTPRKTPLIKKEKEEEVNSKAKRTIE; encoded by the coding sequence ATGCCACCACGTCCCCGGTTTGATCGTCGAGCTCCTGTTCGAGAGCTCCCAAACATTAATGAAAGGATTAAATATCCAAACCTCAGGGTAGTTGATGCTGACGGAGCTCAGCTTGGAGTTATTAGTCGTGAAGAAGCATTAGAGGTAGCTCAAGATAGAGAGCTTGATCTTGTTTTAGTTAGTGAAAAGGCTGATCCTCCCGTTTGCAGGATCATGAACTATGGGAAATTTAAATTCGAACAAGAGAAGAAAGCAAAAGAAGCAAAGAAGAAATCTCATCAAACTGAGGTTAAGGAAGTAAAAATGCGCTACAAAATTGATCAGCATGATTATCAAGTTCGTATTGGCCAAGCAACGCGCTTTCTTAAGGCAGGAGATAAAGTTAAATGCACAGTAATTTTTAGAGGTAGAGAGATTCAACATACAAATCTTGCAGAATCACTTCTTGCCCGAATGGCTAAAGACTTAGAAGAGCAGGCTGAAATTCAGCAAGCAGCAAAAAGAGAAGGTAGAAATATGATTATGTTTTTAACACCGAGAAAAACCCCTCTTATAAAAAAAGAAAAAGAAGAGGAAGTTAATTCCAAAGCAAAAAGAACTATTGAATAA
- a CDS encoding GntR family transcriptional regulator codes for MKYHIQQESDIPASTQLYNQICFAIAARHYPPAHRLPSTRQLAMQTGLHRNTISKVYRQLETDGVVEAIAGSGIYVRDQKKRESQNSNNFRKKAITDLDHEVRKSVDELLNSGCTLQQTRELFTQEIDWRLRCGARVLVSTPREDLGASMLIAEELEPNLDVPIEVVPMEELEGVLESSNIGTVVTSRYFLQPLEEVAKRHGVRAIAVDLSDFDKELAMLKELRSGSCVGIVSISPGILRAAEVILHSMRGNELLLMTANPDVGSRLLALLRAANYVLCDSPSLPLVEHTIRQNRSQLIRMPQVHCAEKYLSESTLERLKKEIGLLK; via the coding sequence GTGAAATACCATATTCAGCAGGAGAGTGACATCCCTGCATCAACGCAACTTTATAATCAAATTTGTTTTGCTATAGCTGCAAGACACTATCCTCCAGCTCATAGACTACCTAGTACAAGACAATTAGCTATGCAGACGGGATTGCATAGAAATACAATCAGCAAAGTATATCGTCAGTTAGAAACTGATGGAGTTGTAGAAGCAATAGCTGGATCAGGGATTTATGTTAGGGACCAAAAAAAACGAGAATCACAAAACTCTAATAATTTTAGGAAAAAAGCAATTACTGATTTAGACCATGAAGTAAGAAAAAGTGTTGATGAACTTCTTAATTCTGGATGCACGCTACAACAAACAAGAGAACTGTTTACTCAAGAGATCGACTGGAGGCTGCGTTGCGGAGCAAGGGTATTAGTTAGTACTCCTAGAGAGGACCTAGGTGCATCAATGTTAATAGCAGAAGAATTAGAACCGAATCTTGATGTACCCATAGAAGTAGTACCAATGGAAGAATTAGAAGGAGTACTTGAAAGTTCGAACATTGGGACAGTCGTCACTAGCCGCTATTTTCTTCAACCATTAGAAGAAGTAGCAAAAAGGCATGGTGTCCGAGCAATTGCTGTAGACCTAAGTGATTTTGACAAAGAGCTTGCAATGCTTAAAGAATTACGGTCCGGTAGTTGTGTAGGCATTGTGAGCATTAGCCCAGGAATACTTCGTGCAGCAGAAGTGATCTTGCACAGTATGCGAGGTAATGAATTATTACTGATGACTGCAAATCCTGATGTAGGGAGTCGTTTATTAGCACTTCTAAGAGCAGCTAATTACGTTCTATGCGATAGTCCTAGTCTTCCTTTAGTAGAACACACCATTCGTCAAAACCGATCACAACTAATTCGTATGCCACAAGTGCATTGTGCTGAAAAGTATCTCAGTGAATCCACTTTAGAACGACTAAAAAAAGAAATCGGTCTTCTTAAATAA
- the cysE gene encoding serine O-acetyltransferase produces the protein MLKAFSSDLAIIRERDPAARGLLEIILCYPGFQALVLHRISHKLWKLGLPLIPRIISQINRTFTGIEIHPGAKIGKGVFIDHGMGVVIGETTEIGNNCLLYQGVTLGGTGKSHGKRHPTLSANVVVGAGAKVLGAITVGANTRIGAGSVVVRDVAEDSTVVGVPGRIIHQSGVRINPLAHSALPDAEASVIRNLMERIDHLESQVQILNNNLNEISNGNLPDNISPGKSQSLKDREIIEFLGDKLDEE, from the coding sequence ATGCTTAAAGCTTTTTCTTCAGATCTAGCAATTATCCGTGAAAGAGATCCTGCAGCAAGGGGTCTTTTGGAAATAATACTTTGTTACCCAGGTTTTCAAGCTTTAGTACTTCACCGTATTAGCCATAAACTTTGGAAGCTAGGGCTACCGCTTATCCCAAGAATTATTAGTCAAATCAATAGAACTTTTACTGGTATTGAAATCCATCCTGGAGCGAAAATCGGTAAAGGAGTCTTTATAGACCATGGGATGGGTGTTGTTATAGGGGAAACAACTGAAATAGGAAATAATTGCCTGTTATATCAAGGAGTAACACTAGGTGGGACAGGGAAAAGCCATGGCAAAAGACATCCAACCCTCTCAGCAAATGTAGTAGTAGGCGCTGGAGCAAAAGTTCTAGGAGCTATAACAGTTGGTGCAAATACAAGGATTGGAGCAGGATCAGTGGTGGTAAGAGATGTTGCTGAAGACAGCACGGTAGTAGGAGTTCCTGGACGAATTATTCACCAAAGTGGTGTTCGTATTAACCCTCTAGCGCATTCAGCTCTTCCAGATGCTGAAGCGTCAGTAATTAGAAATTTAATGGAAAGAATTGATCATTTAGAAAGTCAAGTGCAAATTCTAAATAACAATCTCAATGAAATCAGCAATGGCAATTTACCCGATAATATATCACCAGGAAAATCGCAAAGTCTTAAAGATCGAGAAATTATTGAATTTCTAGGAGATAAACTAGATGAAGAATAG
- the secA gene encoding preprotein translocase subunit SecA produces the protein MLKLLLGDPNARKLKRYQPILTDINLLEEEITSLTDDELRSKTADFRSRLENASDNMLRDCLDELLPEAFAVVREASKRVLGMRHFDVQLIGGMVLHEGQIAEMKTGEGKTLVATLPSFLNALTGRGVHVVTVNDYLARRDAEWMGQVHRFLGLSVGLIQQDMNPIERRKNYACDITYATNSELGFDYLRDNMASDINEIVQRNFQFCIIDEVDSILIDEARTPLIISGQVERPQEKYKKASEVVSTLKRAAEVGKDGIDPEGDYEVDEKQRTCTLTDEGFAKSEKLLQVNDLFDPKDPWAHYITNALKAKELFVKDVNYIVRNNEAVIVDEFTGRVMPGRRWSDGQHQAIEAKEALAIQPETQTLASITYQNFFLLYPRLAGMTGTAKTEEVEFEKTYKLETTVIPTNRPRSRNDWVDQVFKTESAKWRAVANETVDIHNQGRPVLVGTTSVEKSEVLSSLLTEQEVPHNLLNAKPENVEREAEIIAQAGRAGAVTIATNMAGRGTDIILGGNSDYMARLKVREALFLKLVKPEEGHKPPIPLQRQQESASGFGEGSDTSNSKKEKEFIEMSSVGNLYPCALTEETQEVLIKLERELIKEWGDRALSSIELEDRISTAAEKAPTNDVLIQSLREAISLVKSEYDVVVKQEETHVREAGGLHVIGTERHESRRVDNQLRGRSGRQGDLGSTRFFLSLGDNLLRIFGGERVAALMNAFRVDEDMPIESGMLTRSLESAQKKVETYYFDIRKQVFEYDEVMNNQRRAVYSERRRVLEGIGLKKQVIGYGERTMQEIVYAYVNSDLPSEEWDLQQLVSKVQEFVYLLSDLKAQELQGLNIDELQSFLQEQLRNAYDLKESQIEEQRPGLMREAERFFILQQIDTLWREHLQAMDALRESVGLRGYGQKDPLIEYKNEGYDMFLEMMTNMRRNVIYSMFMFQPAPPSNQAES, from the coding sequence ATGCTCAAGCTTTTGCTGGGAGATCCAAATGCCCGCAAGCTGAAGCGTTATCAGCCAATTTTGACTGATATCAACCTTCTTGAAGAGGAGATAACTTCTCTGACTGATGATGAGTTGAGATCTAAAACAGCTGATTTCCGAAGTCGTTTAGAGAATGCTTCAGATAATATGCTGCGAGATTGTTTAGATGAACTTCTCCCTGAAGCTTTTGCAGTAGTTAGAGAAGCAAGTAAAAGAGTTTTGGGTATGCGTCATTTTGATGTGCAATTAATAGGCGGAATGGTTTTGCATGAGGGTCAAATTGCTGAGATGAAAACCGGAGAAGGTAAAACTTTGGTGGCAACTTTGCCAAGTTTTTTAAATGCTTTGACAGGTAGAGGCGTACATGTTGTGACTGTGAATGATTATTTGGCACGACGCGATGCAGAGTGGATGGGGCAAGTACATAGATTTTTAGGCTTATCTGTCGGATTAATTCAGCAAGATATGAATCCTATTGAAAGGCGTAAAAATTATGCATGTGATATTACTTATGCAACAAATTCCGAGCTCGGTTTTGATTATTTAAGAGATAATATGGCTAGTGATATTAATGAAATTGTTCAAAGAAATTTTCAATTCTGTATAATTGATGAGGTTGATTCAATTCTAATTGATGAGGCTAGAACACCTTTGATTATTTCTGGACAAGTTGAACGACCCCAGGAAAAATATAAGAAAGCATCCGAAGTTGTTTCTACTTTAAAAAGAGCAGCTGAGGTTGGTAAAGATGGAATTGACCCTGAAGGGGATTATGAGGTTGATGAAAAGCAAAGAACATGTACCCTCACTGATGAAGGATTTGCTAAATCTGAGAAATTATTGCAAGTAAATGATCTTTTTGATCCTAAAGATCCTTGGGCTCATTATATAACTAATGCTTTAAAAGCTAAAGAGTTGTTTGTTAAGGATGTTAATTACATTGTAAGAAATAATGAGGCCGTGATTGTTGATGAATTTACTGGTCGTGTTATGCCTGGTAGGAGATGGAGTGATGGACAGCACCAGGCAATAGAAGCGAAAGAAGCATTAGCAATTCAGCCTGAAACTCAAACACTTGCTTCTATTACTTATCAGAATTTCTTTCTTTTATATCCTCGTCTTGCAGGCATGACAGGAACTGCCAAAACAGAAGAAGTTGAATTTGAGAAAACTTATAAACTTGAGACAACAGTCATTCCAACTAATCGCCCACGTTCCAGAAATGATTGGGTTGATCAGGTCTTTAAAACTGAATCGGCTAAATGGAGAGCTGTAGCCAATGAAACAGTAGATATTCATAACCAAGGTAGACCTGTTTTAGTTGGTACAACCAGTGTAGAGAAAAGTGAGGTTTTAAGTTCTTTATTGACCGAGCAAGAAGTACCTCATAATCTTTTGAATGCAAAACCAGAGAATGTAGAGCGAGAAGCTGAGATTATTGCTCAAGCTGGTCGTGCTGGTGCTGTAACTATTGCAACGAACATGGCTGGTAGAGGGACTGACATAATTCTTGGCGGTAATAGCGACTATATGGCTCGTTTAAAGGTGAGAGAGGCTTTGTTTTTAAAATTAGTTAAACCTGAGGAAGGACATAAGCCTCCTATTCCATTGCAACGCCAACAAGAATCTGCTTCTGGGTTTGGAGAGGGAAGTGATACTTCCAATTCTAAAAAAGAAAAAGAATTTATTGAGATGAGTTCAGTTGGTAACCTTTACCCTTGTGCTTTGACAGAGGAAACACAAGAGGTTCTCATTAAATTAGAGCGTGAACTAATTAAAGAATGGGGTGATCGAGCTCTATCTTCAATCGAGTTAGAGGATCGCATATCTACTGCTGCAGAAAAAGCTCCAACTAATGATGTTTTAATTCAATCTTTAAGGGAAGCTATTTCATTAGTAAAGTCAGAATACGATGTTGTTGTGAAACAAGAAGAAACTCATGTTCGTGAAGCAGGTGGTTTGCATGTTATAGGTACAGAGCGTCATGAATCTAGACGAGTTGATAATCAATTAAGAGGTAGATCTGGTCGTCAAGGAGACTTAGGTAGTACAAGATTCTTTTTGTCTTTAGGTGATAACTTGCTTAGAATATTTGGAGGTGAAAGAGTTGCTGCATTAATGAATGCTTTTAGAGTTGATGAAGATATGCCAATTGAGTCTGGGATGCTTACTAGATCATTAGAAAGTGCACAAAAGAAGGTAGAAACCTATTACTTTGACATCAGAAAACAGGTTTTTGAATATGATGAAGTAATGAATAACCAAAGAAGAGCTGTATATTCTGAAAGAAGAAGAGTGTTAGAAGGAATAGGCTTAAAGAAGCAAGTTATTGGATATGGGGAAAGAACAATGCAAGAAATTGTTTATGCTTATGTTAACTCTGATCTACCGTCTGAAGAGTGGGATTTACAACAATTAGTGAGTAAAGTTCAAGAATTTGTTTATTTATTGAGTGATTTAAAAGCACAAGAACTTCAAGGTTTAAATATAGATGAACTTCAATCATTTCTTCAAGAGCAACTACGTAATGCTTATGATTTAAAAGAGTCTCAAATTGAAGAGCAAAGACCAGGACTAATGAGAGAGGCTGAAAGATTTTTTATTCTTCAGCAAATTGATACATTATGGCGCGAGCATTTGCAAGCCATGGATGCATTAAGAGAATCTGTTGGCTTGAGGGGCTATGGACAAAAAGACCCTTTAATTGAATATAAGAATGAAGGTTATGATATGTTTCTTGAAATGATGACAAATATGAGAAGAAATGTTATCTATTCTATGTTCATGTTTCAACCTGCACCCCCATCAAATCAAGCAGAAAGTTGA
- a CDS encoding GNAT family N-acetyltransferase, producing MQKLILVKHARGAPGLRILGLGPNLLPARGLSKLRDLLNQHTFWANDRNIKSIRKLLAGSSVVISIWRNRKIIGFGRATSDGIYRAVLWDIVVAGELQGQGVGKQVVKALLSHHAIKGVEKIYLMTTNSSNFYEQMGFSTCHNQILLLKASNSQT from the coding sequence ATGCAAAAATTAATACTTGTAAAACATGCCAGAGGAGCACCTGGTCTAAGGATATTGGGATTAGGTCCAAATCTTTTACCTGCCAGAGGGTTATCCAAACTAAGAGATTTGCTTAATCAACATACTTTTTGGGCAAATGATCGAAACATCAAAAGCATTCGAAAATTATTAGCAGGCAGTTCAGTCGTCATAAGCATATGGAGAAATAGAAAAATCATTGGGTTTGGACGAGCAACAAGTGATGGAATATATCGAGCTGTTTTATGGGACATAGTTGTTGCTGGTGAATTGCAAGGCCAAGGGGTAGGAAAACAAGTAGTGAAAGCACTTTTATCCCATCACGCAATTAAAGGTGTAGAAAAAATTTATTTAATGACAACTAATAGTTCCAATTTCTATGAACAAATGGGTTTTTCAACTTGCCACAATCAAATATTGCTCTTGAAAGCAAGCAATTCACAAACCTGA
- the ribH gene encoding 6,7-dimethyl-8-ribityllumazine synthase, translated as MVTIEGRFTNASNLKVAIVAARFNDLITNKLLSGCLDCLSRHGIDISENSSQLDVAWVPGSFELPLVCQSLAKSGRYQVLITLGAVIRGDTPHFDVVINESSKGIAAVSRETGVPIVFGVLTTDTMQQALERSGVKSNLGWNYALQAIEMGSLMSALN; from the coding sequence ATGGTAACAATTGAAGGACGTTTCACCAATGCTTCTAATTTAAAGGTTGCAATTGTTGCAGCTCGTTTTAACGATTTGATTACTAATAAGCTTTTAAGCGGATGTCTTGATTGCTTAAGTAGGCATGGTATTGATATATCTGAAAATAGTTCCCAGTTAGATGTAGCTTGGGTGCCAGGATCGTTTGAATTACCATTAGTTTGCCAATCTTTAGCTAAAAGTGGCCGTTATCAAGTGCTAATCACACTAGGAGCTGTAATTAGAGGAGATACACCTCATTTTGATGTTGTCATTAATGAATCTAGCAAGGGTATAGCAGCAGTTTCAAGAGAAACGGGTGTTCCTATTGTGTTTGGAGTATTAACCACGGATACTATGCAACAAGCATTGGAAAGATCAGGTGTCAAAAGCAATCTTGGTTGGAATTATGCATTACAAGCTATTGAAATGGGATCTCTAATGAGTGCTTTGAATTAA
- the psbZ gene encoding photosystem II reaction center protein PsbZ — translation MQVLSSVAINALLFASLLLVIGVPVLYMTQSDPQDRRNGEIKKIEIIGGVWFHLVLINGLLDFFV, via the coding sequence ATGCAGGTACTTAGTTCAGTTGCTATTAACGCCCTTCTTTTTGCGTCACTTTTATTAGTTATTGGTGTCCCAGTGCTTTATATGACACAATCAGATCCTCAAGATCGTCGTAATGGAGAGATCAAAAAGATAGAAATCATAGGGGGTGTCTGGTTTCACCTAGTTTTGATTAATGGCTTACTTGATTTCTTTGTTTGA
- the mutS gene encoding DNA mismatch repair protein MutS, which translates to MTAENMPLQGNFFVKSEETATESNSLQSKNKSNDSALSEDELIKDGQLRPRTRQKTLRENNGLEENPSSPEEDGPNWSHHNLVKKTELTPVLRHYVELKVQNPGRILLYRLGDFFECFFEDAILLSEILELTLTGKEGGKTIGRVPMAGIPHHAAERYCSILIQKGLSVAICDQLESIHNKEGKLIKRGITRVLTPGTVIEEGMLPAKRNNWLAAISVESNQNNSDYKWGLASADISTGEFKVQEGEGISNLEQELLNIEASEIICEEVGNKVFETWNSKNINLNQQSKTSFSVAESKAILRKHYKLKTIAGLGLEELELALRASGGLISYLNETNPLIKTEKKPISSKVQLEFPRIKSSGESLLIDAQTRRNLEITKTQRDGQFQGSFLWAIDRTLTSMGGRCLRQWIDNPLITASEILNRQNVITVLVKERALRKNLRNLLRTMGDLERLSGRASAGHAGAREIMAIADSLRKLPRLSANIKNISTTLPEWFAELEKIDPKLINLSNNIKNILIDNPPLSITEGNIIHDGIDLVLDGLRNQLDDQEKWLSNQELKERRISGNNNLRLQHHRTFGYFLSVSKSKSAEVPSHWIRRQTLSNEERFVTPDLKSREGKIFQLKLKSANREYELFCNLRDNVGKSANIIRKIAKSIAGLDVLLGLADLAATNNYCAPTILDNTLSRQIKIKGSRHPVVEQMLVEEDFEPNDINLGQNQDLIILTGPNASGKSCYLRQIGLIQLLSQIGSWIPAEEAYISIADRIFTRVGAVDDLAAGQSTFIVEMTETAYILNQATEKSLVLLDEIGRGTSTFDGLSIAWSVSEFLADDIKSRTIFATHYHELNDLSNKMGNVANFQVLVKETPEKLTFLHKVVPGGSDKSYGIEAARLAGIPSNVITKARAVLNKLEERKKF; encoded by the coding sequence ATGACTGCCGAAAACATGCCTTTACAAGGTAATTTTTTCGTTAAATCTGAAGAAACTGCCACAGAGTCCAACTCTTTACAAAGCAAGAATAAGAGCAATGATTCTGCACTAAGTGAAGATGAATTGATTAAAGATGGTCAACTAAGACCTCGAACAAGACAAAAAACTTTAAGAGAAAACAATGGATTAGAAGAAAATCCCTCTTCCCCAGAAGAAGATGGCCCTAACTGGTCTCATCACAACCTTGTTAAAAAAACAGAACTGACACCTGTTCTGAGACACTACGTTGAGCTAAAAGTTCAAAACCCAGGGCGAATTTTGTTATATAGACTTGGGGATTTTTTTGAATGTTTTTTTGAAGATGCAATTCTTCTTTCTGAAATCCTAGAACTTACTCTTACAGGCAAAGAAGGTGGAAAAACTATTGGGAGAGTGCCAATGGCTGGTATACCTCATCATGCTGCAGAACGCTATTGCTCAATATTGATTCAAAAAGGTCTATCTGTAGCAATATGCGATCAACTGGAAAGTATTCATAACAAAGAAGGGAAACTTATTAAAAGGGGAATAACACGAGTCCTGACACCTGGGACAGTCATTGAAGAGGGAATGCTCCCAGCGAAAAGAAATAATTGGTTAGCAGCTATTTCAGTTGAATCAAATCAAAATAATTCAGATTATAAATGGGGTTTAGCTAGTGCTGATATAAGTACTGGCGAATTTAAAGTTCAAGAAGGGGAAGGTATAAGCAATCTTGAACAAGAACTATTAAATATTGAAGCATCAGAAATTATTTGCGAAGAAGTAGGAAATAAAGTTTTTGAAACATGGAACTCAAAAAATATAAATTTAAATCAACAATCGAAAACCTCTTTTAGTGTTGCAGAGTCCAAAGCAATACTAAGAAAGCATTACAAACTAAAAACAATAGCTGGGCTTGGGCTAGAAGAGTTGGAGTTAGCTCTTAGAGCATCTGGTGGTTTAATAAGTTATTTAAATGAAACTAACCCGCTTATAAAAACAGAAAAGAAGCCTATTAGCTCTAAAGTTCAACTTGAATTTCCAAGAATAAAATCTTCTGGAGAATCATTACTTATAGATGCTCAAACTCGAAGAAATCTTGAAATAACAAAAACTCAAAGAGATGGCCAATTTCAAGGTTCATTTTTATGGGCAATTGATCGTACACTTACATCAATGGGAGGAAGATGTTTACGCCAATGGATCGACAATCCACTCATTACTGCTAGTGAAATACTTAATCGACAAAATGTAATTACTGTATTAGTTAAAGAAAGAGCATTAAGAAAAAACTTACGTAATCTATTAAGAACAATGGGAGACCTTGAGCGTCTTTCAGGAAGAGCTAGTGCAGGACATGCAGGTGCAAGAGAGATTATGGCTATTGCAGATAGTCTTCGAAAACTACCAAGGCTATCTGCAAATATAAAAAATATATCCACAACTCTACCTGAATGGTTTGCCGAACTAGAAAAAATTGATCCAAAACTAATAAACTTATCTAATAACATTAAGAATATATTAATAGATAATCCACCACTAAGCATTACTGAGGGAAATATAATTCATGATGGTATAGATCTAGTATTAGATGGGCTTAGAAATCAACTTGATGACCAAGAAAAATGGCTTTCAAATCAAGAGTTAAAAGAACGGAGGATTAGCGGCAATAATAATCTGCGCTTACAGCACCATAGAACTTTTGGTTACTTTCTATCAGTTAGTAAATCAAAGTCGGCGGAAGTTCCATCTCACTGGATTAGGCGGCAAACTCTATCCAATGAAGAAAGATTTGTTACTCCTGATCTAAAATCAAGAGAAGGAAAGATCTTTCAATTAAAATTAAAATCAGCAAATCGTGAATATGAGTTATTCTGTAATCTGCGAGATAATGTAGGCAAATCAGCAAATATTATTCGTAAGATTGCAAAATCGATCGCAGGCCTTGATGTGCTTTTAGGACTAGCAGATCTAGCTGCGACAAATAACTATTGTGCACCAACTATTTTAGATAATACTTTATCAAGACAAATAAAAATAAAGGGCTCAAGGCATCCAGTAGTCGAGCAAATGTTAGTTGAAGAAGATTTCGAGCCAAATGATATTAATCTAGGTCAAAATCAAGACTTAATAATACTTACAGGACCTAATGCAAGTGGTAAAAGTTGTTACTTAAGGCAAATTGGTCTAATACAATTACTCTCTCAAATTGGAAGTTGGATTCCAGCAGAAGAAGCCTACATCAGTATTGCAGATAGAATTTTTACACGAGTTGGAGCTGTAGATGATTTGGCAGCAGGTCAATCAACTTTCATCGTGGAAATGACAGAAACCGCATATATATTAAATCAAGCAACTGAAAAGTCTCTAGTTCTTCTAGATGAAATTGGAAGAGGAACATCTACATTTGATGGATTATCTATCGCCTGGTCAGTAAGTGAATTCCTAGCGGATGATATTAAAAGCAGAACAATATTTGCAACTCATTATCACGAGTTAAATGATCTCTCAAACAAGATGGGAAATGTAGCTAATTTTCAAGTTCTTGTGAAAGAAACGCCAGAAAAACTGACTTTTCTACATAAAGTTGTCCCTGGTGGTTCAGACAAAAGTTATGGGATTGAAGCTGCTCGTTTAGCAGGAATCCCTTCAAATGTAATTACAAAAGCAAGAGCAGTCCTAAATAAACTTGAAGAGAGAAAGAAATTCTAA
- a CDS encoding precorrin-8X methylmutase — protein sequence MTTIDHPIFLESLRYIRSRLKTSFVDSLEQQVLERLIHSTGDFSIQDYLRFSPNACHIGVSALQAGAPILTDTYMAAAAISPMAMRTLQSQVYCVLDWTPLNTTASTPRTAIGVERAWSDLSNQFSNSRSPLVLFGSAPKALEVLLNLVTQGAMSPSLIIGMPVGFISVIESKRLLSNCDLPQIRIDGNRGGAAMAAATINALLRASV from the coding sequence GTGACGACAATTGACCATCCGATTTTCCTCGAAAGCCTTCGATATATTCGTTCAAGGCTTAAAACCTCATTTGTGGATTCTTTAGAGCAACAAGTTCTTGAGAGACTAATTCACTCTACGGGTGACTTTTCTATCCAGGATTACTTGAGATTCTCTCCTAATGCTTGTCATATAGGCGTATCTGCATTGCAAGCAGGAGCACCTATTTTGACTGATACATATATGGCTGCAGCGGCTATTTCACCAATGGCAATGAGGACATTGCAATCTCAAGTTTATTGTGTTTTAGATTGGACTCCATTGAATACCACTGCTTCTACTCCTCGTACTGCAATTGGTGTAGAGAGAGCTTGGAGTGATCTTTCAAATCAATTTTCCAATAGTAGATCACCTTTAGTTTTATTTGGGAGTGCACCAAAAGCTTTGGAAGTTTTATTGAACTTAGTCACCCAGGGGGCAATGTCTCCTAGTTTGATTATTGGAATGCCTGTTGGTTTTATAAGCGTTATTGAGAGTAAGAGATTGCTATCAAATTGTGATTTACCACAAATACGAATAGATGGAAATAGAGGAGGTGCTGCGATGGCAGCAGCAACGATTAATGCTTTATTAAGAGCATCTGTTTAA
- the holA gene encoding DNA polymerase III subunit delta, whose amino-acid sequence MPIHLIWGDDCGGINRSINKFIEQAIEPQWTSINLSRLDGQNPAHAHQSLEEARTPPFGTGKRIVLVNRSPFCNGCSTELATHFESVINLVPKNTYLILINQNKPDGRLKTTKLLNKLIKSNQAFEKSFVLPAIWDGVGQKQLVERTAKEMNIELKEEAIFSLVEALGNDSQRLILELEKLVLLQEAKTMKTTMQKVVITKETVDELIHTISANSLQICDYLLTEKWGDALSRVDYLLNQGEAALRILATITTQIRGWLWVSLLEQNEPKEVSFIAKQAGIANPKRIYVIRKQIKGKSPVFFIGLLSKALEIEELLKKGIPAKNAFRDCLLIR is encoded by the coding sequence ATGCCAATACATTTGATCTGGGGAGATGATTGTGGCGGTATTAATAGATCAATAAATAAATTCATTGAACAAGCAATAGAGCCTCAATGGACAAGTATTAACTTAAGTCGGCTAGATGGACAAAATCCAGCACACGCTCATCAGTCGCTTGAGGAAGCCAGAACTCCACCCTTTGGCACAGGTAAAAGGATTGTACTAGTCAATAGAAGTCCATTTTGCAATGGGTGTTCAACTGAATTAGCAACTCATTTTGAAAGCGTAATCAATTTAGTCCCTAAAAACACATATCTAATCCTAATCAATCAAAACAAGCCAGATGGTCGATTAAAAACTACTAAATTATTAAATAAATTAATTAAATCAAATCAAGCATTTGAGAAAAGTTTTGTTCTTCCTGCAATCTGGGATGGAGTAGGTCAAAAACAACTAGTAGAGCGAACAGCTAAAGAAATGAATATAGAGTTGAAGGAAGAAGCAATATTTTCTCTTGTGGAAGCATTAGGAAACGATAGTCAAAGACTGATTTTAGAGCTAGAGAAATTAGTTCTCTTACAAGAAGCAAAAACGATGAAGACAACAATGCAAAAAGTAGTAATTACTAAAGAAACAGTTGATGAGCTAATACATACCATTTCAGCAAACTCTCTTCAAATTTGTGATTACCTTCTCACAGAAAAATGGGGAGATGCTCTTTCAAGAGTGGATTACCTTCTTAATCAAGGTGAAGCAGCTTTAAGGATATTAGCTACAATTACAACACAAATAAGAGGTTGGCTCTGGGTCAGTCTACTTGAACAAAATGAGCCAAAAGAGGTCAGTTTTATTGCTAAGCAAGCAGGAATTGCAAATCCAAAAAGGATTTATGTGATACGTAAACAAATTAAAGGTAAATCCCCTGTATTTTTTATTGGCTTACTTAGCAAAGCATTGGAAATAGAAGAATTATTAAAAAAAGGAATCCCTGCGAAAAATGCATTTCGAGATTGTCTACTAATAAGATAG